A genome region from Cutaneotrichosporon cavernicola HIS019 DNA, chromosome: 5 includes the following:
- the TOP2 gene encoding uncharacterized protein (Control of topological states of DNA by transient breakage and subsequent rejoining of DNA strands. Topoisomerase II makes double-strand breaks), whose amino-acid sequence MSDSEVSDFRYDDSDSDAFVDPVKPTKKAPVKKAAPKLAAKPAAKKATAKKPLATKRNLPNESISEDDFSMDDTPAKPRAAVEDDEDDVQPKGPAKSASEMYQKLSQLEHVLKRPDTYIGSVEPISQDMWVVDPETKQMVNRSITYVPGFFKIFDEILVNAADNKINDPSMDSIKVEINREKNQISVWNNGKGIPVEMHSKEKMMIPELIFGNLLTSSNYDDDQKKLTGGRNGYGAKLANIYSTEFIVETADKINAKKYKQVFSKNMTSKSTPKITENKKGEEYTKITFTPELTRFHMSEIDDDTNALLMKRVYDVAGTVKDLKVFLNGERLTKIKGFKQYVEMYVQSNQSANGADGVAQPKPTVVYEAAGKRWEVAFAVSDGEFKQVSFCNAISTIKGGTHVDMIATQLANKLLAVIKKKSKNTAIKPFQIKSHMWIFVNALIENPAFDSQTKETLTLKSSAFGSKCELSEDFVKKVAKTGIIDNVLSYARFKQDQQLKKTDGVKRSRVGGIAKLEDANWAGGRNAKQCTLILTEGDSAKALAVSGLGAIGGRDNFGVFPLRGKLLNVREASHDQIMKNVEIQNIKQILGLKHNHNYTSVDSLRYGQLMIMTDQDHDGSHIKGLIINFLDYFYPSLLKIPDFLVEFITPIVKVWKGKQEHTFYTMPQYEEWKAANNDGRGWESKYYKGLGTSKAQDAVKYFSDLGRHRLAFNAMEIDDKALIDMAFNKKKADDRKEWLRQFKPGTFLDHDIKQIPISDFVNKELILFSMADNVRSIPSVADGLKPGQRKVMFGCFKRNLKKEIKVAQLGGYIGENSAYHHGEQSLTATIVGLAQNFVGSNNINLLEPNGQFGTRMQGGKDAASARYIFTNTSAMTRAVFHPADDPLLNYLVEDGQRIEPEYYLPTVPLILINGADGIGTGWSTQIPNFNPVDVVDNLRRLMRGEELVPMTPWFRGFKGTIERVDNDRYKVSGIAEKIDDTTIEITELPVRKWTQDFKEMVEAMTSGSDKIPSTIKDYEEHHTDTTVHFKLHMKPEGMKAAEAEGFDNRFKLTTALATSNMVCFDLNGKIKKYTSPEEILQDFYPKRLEYYGLRKQYLADELNKQFERLSNQARFVTMIIKKEIVVSNKKKSIIVQELRDLKFRPFPKNGTKPLDAGEKEDVLEEEEDQGKDNDYDYLLGMAIWSLTQEKVKKLLAERDGKEQELIDLLKLSPQDIWNHDLDAFIQEWENSLSADLALAQKTKPKTKAQAKKAATARKRAKGEETDDSEDDFKPIKAAPKPRAPAKPRAPKGTASFSTSAAASASASATVSRTASPLKRGSAVLSGSEEDIKPVTKKAALPRARSKPVIVDIGDSDIEMDSAPTSKSVSRASSRASTAKLASSSKATTVLEDSDDEVLVKPKPRAKAAANGKVAAKKPITVDSDSDAVMEPAPKPAPKAAPKKKASKVEDSDSEVEVKPKIKPAPKKTPAKGKPKKNGSDFEEDSDDYTPPVRTTTARAGRAATKKKPTYVDLSDLDSDD is encoded by the exons ATGTCGGATTCAGAGGTCTCCGACTTCCGCTATGACGAcagcgactcggacgcTTTCGTCGATCCAGTAAAGCCAACAAAAAAGGCCCCAGTAAAGAAGGCAGCTCCCAAGCTAGCTGCCAAG CCTGCGGCAAAAAAGGCAACCGCAAAGAAGCCGCTGGCCACCAAGCGCAACCTGCCAAACGAGTCCATATCCGAAGATGACTTTAGCATGGACGACACCCCAGCCAAGCCCAgggccgccgtcgaggatgacgaggacgacgttCAGCCAAAAGGGCCAGCCAAGTCTGCCAGTGAGATGTACCAGAAG CTCTCGCAACTGGAGCACGTCCTGAAGCGTCCCGACACGTATATCGGCTCGGTCGAGCCCATCAGCCAGGACATGTGGGTCGTCGACCCCGAGACAAAGCAGATGGTCAACCG CTCCATTACCTACGTACCCGGATTCTTCAAGATCTTTGATGAGATTCTTGTCAACGCTGCGGACAACAAGATCAACGACCCATCAATGGACTCAATCAAGGTCGAGATCAACCGCGAGAAGAACCAGATCTCCGTGTGGAACAACGGCAAGGGTATCCCGGTTGAGATGCACTccaaggagaagatgaTGATTCCCGAGCTTATCTTTGGCAACCT CCTCACTTCCAGCAACTACGACGATGACCAGAAGAAGCTCACTGGTGGTCGTAACGGTTATGgtgccaagctcgccaacaTCTACTCCACCGAGTTCATTGTCGAGACGGCCGATAAGATCAACGCCAAGAAGTACAAGCAGGTCTTCTCCAAGAACATGACCAGCAAGTCAACACCGAAG ATCACCGAGAacaagaagggcgaggagtACACCAAGATCACATTCACTCCTGAGCTCACGCGATTCCACATGTCAGAGATTGATGACGACAccaacgccctcctcaTGAAGCGCGTTTACGATGTGGCTGGCACGGTAAAGGACCTCAAAGTCTTCCTCAACGGGGAACGTCTCACCAAGATCAAGGGCTTCAAGCAG TATGTCGAAATGTACGTGCAATCCAATCAGTCGGCCAACGGTGCGGATGGTGTGGCTCAGCCGAAGCCGACTGTCGTCTACGAAGCTGCAGGAAAGCGATGGGAGGTGGCATTCGCTGTCTCCGACGGCGAGTTTAAGCAGGTTTCTTTCTGCAACGCCATCTCGACTATCAAGGGAGGAACCCACGTCGACATGATTGCAACGCAGCTTGCCAACAAACT CCTCGCGGTgatcaagaagaagagcaagAACACCGCGATCAAGCCATTCCAGATTAAGAGCCACATGTGGATCTTCGTAAACGCCCTGATCGAGAACCCAGCTTTCGACTCGCAGACAAAGGAGACTCTCACTCTTAAGAGCTCCGCCTTCGGCAGCAAGTGCGAACTTTCTGAGGACTTTGTGAAGAAAG TCGCCAAGACTGGCATCATCGACAATGTCCTCAGCTACGCACGTTTCAAGCAGGACCAGCAGCTGAAAAAGACAGACGGCGTGAAGCGTTCTCG CGTCGGTGGcatcgccaagctcgaAGATGCCAACTGGGCCGGAGGTCGCAACGCCAAGCAGTGCACTCTCATTCTCACTGAAGGTGACTCCGCCAAGGCCCTTGCAGTGTCCGGTCTCGGTGCTATTGGAGGACGTGACAACTTCGGTGTTTTTCCTCTGCGCGGCAAGCTACTTAACGTTCGTGAGGCCAGCCATGACCAGATCATGAAGAATGTCGAGATCCAGAACATCAAGCAGATTCTGGGATTGAAGCACAACCACAACTACACTTCGGTCGATAGCCTTCGTTACGGCCAGCTCATGATCATGACTGACCAAGACCACGACGGTTCGCACATCAAGGGCCTCATCATCAATTTCCTTGACTACTTCTATCCGTCACTCCTCAAAATCCCTGACTTCCTCGTCGAGTTCATCACACCTATCGTCAAGGTCTGGAAGGGCAAGCAGGAGCACACGTTCTACACCATGCCCCAGTACGAGGAATGGAAGGCGGCCAACAACGACGGACGCGGGTGGGAGTCCAAATATTACAAGGGTTTGGGTACCAGCAAGGCCCAGGACGCTGTCAAGTACTTTAGTGACCTCGGGAGGCATCGTCTGGCTTTCAATGCCATGGAAATCGACGACAAGGCCCTTATCGACATGGCGTTTAACAAAAAGAAGGCCGACGATCGTAAGGAGTGGCTGCGTCAGTTCAAG CCAGGCACTTTCCTTGACCACGACATCAAGCAGATCCCCATCTCAGACTTTGTCAACAAGGAGCTCATCCTATTCTCGATGGCCGATAACGTACGTTCGATTCCATCGGTTGCGGACGGCCTCAAGCCTGGACAACGCAAGGTCATGTTTGGCTGCTTTAAGCGCAACCTGAAGAAGGAGATCAAGGTTGCCCAGCTCGGTGGTTACATCGGCGAGAACTCTGCGTACCACCACGGCGAACAGAGTCTAACTGCTACCattgtcggcctcgcgcagaACTTTGTCGGTAGCAACAacatcaacctcctcgagcccaACGGTCAATTTGGTACCCGCATGCAGGGTGGAAAGGATGCGGCGAGCGCTCGTTACATCTTCACCAACACCTCTGCCATGACACGAGCGGTGTTCCACCCCGCCGACGACCCGCTGCTCAACTACCTAGTGGAGGACGGCCAGCGCATCGAGCCTGAGTATTATCTGCCAACCGTTCCTCTGATCCTCATCAACGGTGCGGACGGTATTGGTACAGGCTGGAGCACCCAGATCCCCAACTTCAACCCTGtggacgtcgtcgacaaccTTCGCCGCCTGATGCGGGGAGAGGAGCTCGTGCCGATGACGCCTTGGTTCCGTGGCTTCAAGGGCACCATTGAGCGTGTCGACAACGACCGCTACAAGGTCAGCGGTATTGCAGAGAAGATCGATGATACAACAATCGAGATCACCGAGTTGCCCGTGCGGAAGTGGACGCAGGACTTCAAGGAGATGGTCGAGGCGATGACGAGCGGTTCCGACAAAATCCCGTCCACCATCAAGGATTACGAGGAGCACCACACGGACACCACCGTGCACTTTAAGCTTCACATGAAGCCGGAGGGTATgaaggctgccgaggccgagggcttCGACAACCGTTTCAAGCTCACAACCGCCCTGGCCACCAGCAACATGGTCTGCTTCGACCTCAACGGCAAGATCAAGAAGTACACGTCACCCGAGGAGATTCTCCAGGACTTCTACCCCAAGCGCCTTGAGTACTATGGGTTACGCAAACAGTATctcgcggacgagctcaacaAGCAGTTCGAGCGTCTGTCCAACCAGGCCCGCTTTGTCACGATGAtcatcaagaaggagatCGTTGTGTCGAACAAGAAGAAGTCGATCATCGTCCAAgagctgcgcgacctcAAGTTCCGACCCTTCCCCAAGAACGGTACCAAGCCCTTAGATGCtggcgagaaggaggatgtgctcgaggaggaggaagaccAGGGTAAAGACAACGACTACGACTATCTGCTCGGCATGGCCATCTGGAGCCTTACCCAGGAGAAGGTCAAGAAGCTCCTggctgagcgcgacggAAAGGAGCAGGAActcatcgacctcctcaagctctcTCCTCAGGACATCTGGAACCATGACCTGGACGCGTTCATCCAGGAGTGGGAGAACTCTCTCTCTGCGGACCTGGCGCTTGCACAGAAGACCAAGCCCAAGACCAAGGcgcaggccaagaaggccgccACGGCTCgcaagcgcgccaagggTGAGGAGACAGACGActccgaggacgacttcAAGCCGATCAAGGCAGCTCCCAAGCCTCGTGCGCCCGCGAAGCCACGGGCTCCCAAGGGTACGGCCTCGTTCTCGACCTCTGCTGCGGcttcggcgtcggcgtcggccacAGTGTCCAGAACGGCATCACCCTTAAAGCGAGGCAGCGCTGTCCTCTcgggcagcgaggaggatatCAAACCGGTTACGAAGAAGGCAGCGTTGCCCCGAGCTCGCTCCAAACCTGTCATCGTGGATATTGGGGATTCGGACATTGAGA TGGACTCGGCGCCAACGTCGAAGTCGGTGTCTAGGGCGTCATCCCGTGCTTCTACCGCCAAGCTGGCCTCCTCAAGCAAAGCGACGACCGTCCTGGAGGActctgacgacgaggtgcttgTGAAGCCGAAGCCCAGAGCCAAGGCCGCGGCCAATGGGAAGGTTGCAGCCAAGAAGCCCATCACCGTGGACTCGGACAGTGACGCCGTTATGGAGCCTGCTCCCAAACCGGCTCCCAAGGCCGCTCCAAAGAAGAAGGCGTCCAAGGTGGAGGACTCGGACAGCGaagtcgaggtcaagccGAAGATCAAACCCGCACCTAAGAAGACGCcggccaagggcaagcccaagaagaaCGGCTCGGACTTTGAGGAGGATTC TGATGACTATACCCCTCCAGTCCGGACCACGACTGCTCGCGCTGGGAGAGCAGcgacgaagaagaagccGACTTATGTCGACTTATCCGACCTGGACAGTGACGACTAG
- the SUCO gene encoding uncharacterized protein (positive regulation of collagen biosynthetic process), whose product MRTLVPLYLIHSILAFAAAHSQELEAHEVYAEALSRVAAVTAAASSFGPTSYFPELELRDDVCYDDPWRRLSASWVCALDEVPMEPEPVAEPTEHTTGQVGPSNITDALLEGVNASDAFNTASANASDAVNGSDVPFESFEDWKRREATPPLPLDNASDSATLPSNQNISENTTSLAPPPPSSAPRPKGHRYNYASPDCSARVIASSPLTQHASSLLHKSRDRYMLTPCRADEHWAVVELCDEIRVEAVELAVWEFFSGIVRSVRVSVADDAEGEWERVAEFVGKNVRGAQTFTLPEPTSFHRFLRLDFPSFYGSEYYCPVSQLKVYGMNQMEAFKMEQRRAAEASGAAEMKARESEREAERAAEAARTSEREAKEREDDERRRRELCELERLVQEQARRVSGIENVFEPLIECAPSPSSSASSTSTSPPASSGGGVEPANSSDTTSSAQDPTPLVATTPPSTQEPGTTAYRGRTDTSESIYAFITRRLNALEGNTTLVARYIDEQAKALRAALERAEQRWADERGRDAARYDVDRMRQEDRLGRLLGQLENMRAAFDAERRTTETQLQLLADELGFERRRSLAQLVVLVSIIVLGALSRGEAIDALLRPLSSEAVRRKRAEVKDEQDGRGKRLSTGPLAGLLIDVVPAPPSDGLASPSTPRSKRRSVGPVGSARRRTPGTRSISAAEPSALFDGNGDSPRPLHHSHRGRISALTPRPRRLARSSHLHAMRRRDGSASEADPGPEERGTPTPRSRVVGRQRHGETEEDDGSTSEVAEVLSGEDGDEEGLEPPRSMRVRIGGNGEPGGRNLSQYREVEGEMLARSL is encoded by the exons ATGAGGACCCTTGTGCCCCTCTATCTCATCCACTCGATCCTCGCCTTTGCAGCCGCGCATTCCCAAGAGCTCGAAGCCCACGAGGTATACGCAGAGGCGCTCTCCCGCGTCGCAGCGGTGacagcggcggcgtcgtcatTTGGCCCCACCTCGTATTTCCCGGAACTCGAGCTCCGAGATGACGTCTGCTACGACGACCCGTGGCGGCGCctgagcgcgtcgtggGTCTGCGcgctggacgaggtgccgatggagccagagccagtTGCGGAGCCAACAGAACATACCACAGGGCAAGTTGGGCCGAGCAACATCACAGACGCCCTACTGGAAGGTGTTAACGCATCGGACGCTTTCAACACCGCATCCGCCAATGCATCGGACGCTGTCAACGGCTCAGACGTCCCGTTTGAGTCCTTCGAGGACTggaagcggcgcgaggCAACTCCACCATTGCCGTTAGATAACGCGTCCGACTCCGCTACACTTCCTTCGAACCAAAACATCAGCGAGAACACCACTTCCCtagctcctcctccgccgagctctgctcctcgcccgaAGGGACATCGGTACAACTACGCGTCCCCGGACTGTTCGGCGCGAGTCATCGCCTCATCCCCATTGACCCAACACGCCAGCAGTTTGTTGCACAAGAGTCGGGACCGGTACATGCTCACACCGTGCCGGGCGGACGAGCACTGGGCCGTCGTGGAGCTGTGCGACGAGATCCGtgtcgaggcggtcgagttGGCCGTGTGGGAGTTCTTCTCTGGCATTGTGCGCAGCGTTCGCGTAAGCGTGGCGGACGACGCAGAGGGGGAATGGGAGAGAGTAGCCGAGTTTGTGGGCAAGAACGTGCGGGGCGCCCAG ACATTTACGCTACCCGAGCCGACGTCGTTCCACCgcttcctccgcctcgacttCCCCTCCTTCTACGGGAGCGAGTACTACTGTCCCGTCAGCCAGCTCAAGGTGTACGGCATGAACCAGATGGAGGCGTTCAAGATGGAGCAACGACGGGCGGCCGAGGCAAGCGGTGCTGCGGAGATGAAGGCGCGagagagcgagcgcgaggcggaacgcgccgccgaggcggcgcggacgtctgagcgcgaggccaaggagcgggaggacgacgagcggcggcggcgcgagctgtgcgagctcgagcgcctggtGCAAGAGCAGGCGCGAAGAGTGAGCGGAATTGAGAACGTGTTTGAGCCGCTCATCGAGTGtgcgccgagcccgagctcgagtgcaagctcgacctctACATCCccgcccgcctcctctggaggaggggtAGAACCTGCCAACTCGTCGGACACAACCAGTTCGGCGCAGGATCCAACTCCGCTCGTCGCTACCACGCCGCCCAGCACGCAGGAGCCCGGCACGACGGCGTATAGAGGGCGCACTGACACGTCAGAATCGATCTATGCGTTCATCACTCGTCGCCTTAACGCCCTGGAGGGTAACACGACGTTGGTAGCCCGATACATCGACGagcaggccaaggcgcTGCGCGCTGCGCTGGAACGAGCCGAGCAACGCTGGGCGGACGAGCGTGGGCGCGATGCGGCCAGGTACGATGTCGAT cgcaTGCGCCAGGAGGACCGTCTTGGCCggctcctcggccagctcgagaATATGCGCGCGGCTTTCGACGCAGAGCGGCGCACCACCGAGACGCAGTTGCAGCTCCTCGCTGACGAACTTGGGTTCGAGCGGAggcgctcgctcgcgcagctcgttGTGCTCGTGTCGATtatcgtcctcggcgctctgAGCCGCGGGGAAGCGatcgacgccctcctccgcccacTGAGCAGCGAGGCGGTTCGCCGCAAACGGGCCGAGGTGAAAGACGAGCAGGACGGAAGAGGAAAGCGGCTTTCTACGGGTCCACTGGCCGGTTTACTCATCGATGTAGTCCCCGCACCGCCATCGGACGGGCTGGCGAGTCCGTCAACGCCACGCAGCAAGCGCAGATCTGTGGGCCCGGTTGGCAGCGCACGTCGCCGCACGCCAGGGACTcgctccatctcggcggCCGAACCGAGTGCACTCTTCGACGGCAACGGAGATTCCCCACGGCCACTACATCACTCGCACCGCGGGCGCATATCTGCGCTCACGCCCCGACCCAGGCGGCTGGCCAGAAGTTCCCACCTCCACGCAATGCGGCGGCGTGACGGGAGTGCGAGTGAGGCCGATCCGGGCCCTGAGGAGCGGGGCACACCGACACCGCGCTCCCGTGTCGTTGGACGCCAGAGACATGGCGAGACGGAAGAGGACGATGGGAGTACGAGCGAGGTAGCGGAGGTGCtgagcggcgaggatggcgacgaggagggacTTGAGCCACCGAGGAGCATGCGTGTTCGCATTGGAGGCAACGGTGAACCAGGGGGGCGTAATCTGAGCCAGTATCGCGAGGTAGAAGGGGAGATGCTCGCGCGGAGTCTCTaa
- a CDS encoding uncharacterized protein (Abscisic acid G-protein coupled receptor), whose product MEQAAATRSPVLMDSAVLVGARILYFLLARRFLQTLSPTLRELQKPDVPPLPTAQPPRTRPRSASAMSGASIRSGPRTPAEQPAPLPDTEDEDTSPSSSYPGSPASARGLLPNPSSPDASSMGGPSGIEMQLLGAKLQPRVIELSHTAPLPSAVGTKRVKRAARGLSRIARTLFAVCFAESMTLISIVVSHALGILHAHARRVNFSVSLHILLALILIVVPLVQCLLCTYRSRRDSISTKPSASSLSLTSRVLISLIPFAIYIFLFTRIPPYITALKPVDDGWAEDWEGGGWLESSLGRVVVLGVVVIAGLSGIGAVVTARDYLEQAAGTKRVVTDADVLQAERSLYRVRHDAQAKRDELERLARAAPEPGGWMTRVFGTKADAEASSLQTELKTLEVMEADISRSVATLRARHRAQGFRATLKGTVYNVLGYIFAIYCVARLLLCAASLLSPFATSTTSAEPTKGNSNGDWISFVLALALSGLDADADVARWSRTISLLFTGALVISSLAMVLRWLARVLRLTSRTVGAGFLLLTLGQLFATYVISLLVQLRSSLPPSPASPLEGLPANATIAAFGVEGNETESVAAAAMAAVVAAAASADDSLLRSLPDFRVFGRLFDAVFLLAALSTFVYRWVAAKVSDDGDLYEALGR is encoded by the exons ATGGAACaagccgccgcgacgcgctccccAGTCCTTATGGACAGtgctgtcctcgtcggcgcgcgcatCCTCtacttcctcctcgcccgccgctTCCTCCAGACCCTCTCCCCAACCCTTCGCGAGTTGCAGAAACCCGACGTCCCTCCCCTTCCAACGGCACAGCCTCCTCGTACACGGCCcaggtcggcgtcggcgatgaGTGGTGCGTCCATTAGGTCAGGACCGCGTACACCTGCCGAACAACCTGCACCTCTTCCcgacaccgaggacgaagacACCTCCCCCTCAAGCAGTTACCCCGGCTCGCCGGCGAGTGCACGGggcctcctccccaacccaTCTTCTCCCGATGCCTCGAGTATGGGCGGGCCGAGCGGCATCGAAAtgcagctcctcggcgccaagcTCCAGCCGCGCGTGATCGAGCTCTCGCACACCGCCCCTCTGCCTAGTGCTGTGGGAACGAAGCGCGTAAAGCGGGCCGCGAGAGGGCTGAGCCGCATCGCCAG GACGCTTTTCGCGGTTTGCTTCGCTGAGAGCATGACGCTCATCTCCATCGTGGTCTCCCACGCCTTGGGGATCCTGCACGCACATGCTCGCCGTGTCAACTTCTCTGTGTCGCTGCACATCTTACTCGCGCTCATCCTGATCGTGGTCCCTCTCGTGCAGTGCCTGCTGTGCACGTACCGGAGTCGTCGGG ACTCCATCTCCACAAAACcctccgcgtcctcgctcaGCCTCACCTCGCGAGTCCTCATTTCGCTCATCCCCTTCGCGATCTacatcttcctcttcacGCGCATCCCGCCGTATATCACCGCTTTGAAGCCTGTGGACGACGGGTGGGCTGAGGACTGGGAAGGCGGGGGATGGCTCGAGAGCTCTCTTGGCCGCGTCGTGGTTCTCGGTGTGGTGGTGATCGCGGGGCTGAGTGGCATCGGTGCGGTGGTCACAGCCAGGGACTACCTCGAGCAAGCAGCCGGCACAAA gcgtGTCGTCACCGACGCTGATGTGCTGCAGGCCGAGCGCTCCCTCTACCGAGTGAGGCACGACGCGCAGGCCAAGCgtgacgagctggagcgcctcgcgcgcgccgccccaGAACCAGGAGGCTGGATGACCCGCGTGTTCGGCACCAaggccgatgccgaggcgTCCTCTCTCCAAACGGAACtcaagacgctcgaggtgATGGAGGCGGACATTTCGCGCTCGGTTGCCACCCTCCGCGCCCGGCACCGCGCACAAGGCTTCCGCGCAACCCTCAAGGGAACAGTTTACAACGTCCTCGGATACATCTTTGCAATCTACTGCGTAGCTCGCCTGCTCctctgcgccgcctcgctcctctcccccttcGCCACTTCCACAACCTCGGCCGAACCAACAAAGGGCAACTCGAACGGCGACTGGATCAGTttcgtcctcgccctcgcactGAGCGGTCtcgacgcggacgcggatGTCGCGCGCTGGTCGCGCACAATTTCGCTACTCTTCACGGGCGCGCTGGTGATCAGCTCCCTCGCCATGGTGCTGAGGTGGCTCGCGCGTGTCCTCCGCCTCACCTCGCGGACGGTTGGTGCTggcttcctcctcctgaCCCTCGGTCAGCTCTTCGCGACCTACGTGATCAGCCTGCTCGTCCAGCTGCGCTCGTCCCTCCCGCCATCTCCAGCGTCGCCACTCGAGGGCTTGCCCGCCAACGCAACCATCGCCGCCTTCGGCGTGGAAGGAAACGAAACCGAGAGCGTGGCGGCCGCAGCCATGGCGGCCGTCGTTGCCGCCGCAGCTAGCGCTGACGATTCGCTCCTCCGCTCCCTACCTGACTTCCGGGTGTTTGGGCGCCTCTTCGACGCCgtgttcctcctcgcggcaCTCAGCACTTTCGTGTATCGCTGGGTCGCAGCCAAGGTGTCCGACGACGGTGACTTGTACGAAGCGCTGGGGCGGTAG